Proteins encoded by one window of Elaeis guineensis isolate ETL-2024a chromosome 12, EG11, whole genome shotgun sequence:
- the LOC105055094 gene encoding 1-Cys peroxiredoxin has translation MPGLTIGDTIPDLLVDSTHGPIQIHDFIGDGWAVIFSHPADFTPVCTTELGKIALYAEEFGERGVKLLGVSCDDVVSHVEWIKDIEAYTPGCNVRYPIVADPDREVIRQLNMVDPDQKDSSGLELPSRALHVIGPDKRIKLSILYPATTGRNMDEVVRVVESLQKTSKLKIATPVNWKPGEKVVISPSVSNEEAKGMFPQGYDTVDLPSKKEYLRFTNI, from the exons ATGCCGGGCCTCACGATTGGTGACACCATTCCTGACCTTCTGGTGGACTCCACCCACGGACCAATCCAAATCCACGACTTCATTGGTGATGGATGGGCTGTGATCTTCTCCCACCCAG CGGATTTTACTCCGGTGTGCACCACGGAGCTCGGGAAGATCGCATTGTATGCTGAGGAGTTCGGCGAGCGAGGGGTGAAGCTGCTGGGAGTGTCATGTGATGACGTAGTATCGCATGTGGAATGGATCAAAGACATCGAGGCCTACACG CCCGGATGCAACGTGAGATATCCCATAGTGGCAGACCCAGACAGAGAGGTGATCAGGCAACTCAACATGGTAGACCCAGATCAAAAGGACTCCTCTGGACTTGAGCTCCCATCAAGAGCCCTCCATGTGATAGGCCCGGACAAGAGGATTAAGTTGAGCATCCTCTACCCTGCAACAACCGGGAGAAACATGGATGAGGTTGTGAGAGTTGTGGAATCTCTTCAAAAGACATCAAAGCTCAAGATCGCAACTCCAGTGAACTGGAAGCCTGGGGAGAAGGTGGTCATCTCACCAAGTGTATCCAACGAAGAGGCGAAGGGAATGTTCCCACAAGGATACGACACCGTGGATCTCCCCTCAAAGAAGGAGTACCTCCGCTTCACCAACATTTGA
- the LOC105055095 gene encoding uncharacterized protein produces MAAQGEDLDLLLSLREERVLETPPGSPSSRRSHLPGYLLDDGSPKMSQSTDMSVFRDAVKDYLDTVPSSTAATVPSKSNRPRSSNAVEVEKFSGLRIRNPLVSSVEISNRFSDIRFVRLPAIRNLLVGDTLSGCWVTVGVSIEKGAPKTSSVGKSYSIWKMGCLDGAGVSVFLFGDAYFKSCNEPVGSVFALFNSAVRKDAKGFSLSVYSAGQMLKLGTSADYGVCKGKRKDGMACTMIINKCQGVYCKFHTAKASQKYSTMRAELKGGNLNSAFKLQSEGIYMVDPLADRSNLRKPLQPVKVMSVDGLKKALSNADKVTSNSQSQGIRFLTQVTANMESKISNKGFTKLNQIKGSSDKRSSLAMKMASKVVGKGEQRDAKRKKTHHASENMIELDIVSSDEES; encoded by the exons ATGGCCGCCCAAGGAGAAGACCTCGACCTCCTTCTCTCCCTTCGAGAAGAGAGGGTTTTGGAGACTCCGCCCGGTTCTCCTTCGTCCCGTCGTTCCCATTTGCCAG GCTACCTATTGGACGATGGCTCCCCCAAGATGTCTCAATCCACCGACATGTCTGTATTCCGAGATGCTGTCAAAGATTACCTCGACACTGTGCCCAGCAGCACTGCTGCCACTGTTCCATCCAAGTCAAACAGGCCGAGGAGCTCCAATGCAGTGGAGGTTGAGAAGTTTTCAGGTCTACGAATCAG AAATCCATTGGTATCCTCCGTGGAGATTAGCAACCGCTTCTCAGATATCCGATTTGTTCGGCTGCCAGCCATCAG GAATTTGTTGGTGGGTGATACTCTTTCTGGTTGCTGGGTGACGGTTGGGGTCTCAATCGAAAAGGGAGCTCCTAAAACGAGCTCGGTCGGGAAGAGCTACAGCATTTGGAAAATGGGCTGTCTGGATGGAGCAGGTGTCTCTGTTTTCTTGTTTGGTGATGCCTACTTCAAGAGCTGTAATGAGCCTGTGGGTTCAGTATTTGCGTTATTCAATTCTGCGGTCCGGAAAGAT GCAAAAGGGTTCTCTTTGAGTGTCTATTCAGCTGGGCAGATGCTAAAGCTGGGAACTTCTGCTGATTATGGTGTCTGCAAAGGCAAAAGAAAGGATGGGATGGCATGCACGATGATCATAAACAA ATGTCAAGGAGTATATTGCAAATTCCACACAGCA AAAGCTTCCCAGAAGTATTCTACCATGCGTGCTGAGCTGAAGGGTGG AAACTTGAATTCTGCATTTAAGCTCCAGTCAGAGGGAATTTACATGGTTGATCCTCTAGCTGACAGATCAAATTTGAGGAAGCCTTTACAGCCAGTGAAAGTAATGTCTGTGGATGGTCTTAAGAAGGCTTTAAG TAATGCAGATAAGGTGACTTCAAATAGCCAATCACAGGGAATAAGATTTCTTACACAAGTTACAG CTAATATGGAATCCAAGATATCAAATAAAGGATTCACAAAGCTGAACCAAATCAAGGGCAGCTCAGACAAAAG GTCATCTTTAGCCATGAAAATGGCATCCAAAGTAGTCGGAAAAGGTGAACAGCGAGATGCTAAAAGAAAGAAAACTCATCATGCTTCTGAGAACATGATAGAGCTTGACATTGTTAGTTCAGATGAAGAAAGTTGA